One window of Streptomyces sp. NBC_00273 genomic DNA carries:
- a CDS encoding 2,3-dihydro-2,3-dihydroxybenzoate dehydrogenase: protein MSDHRVPGIPGTSGFTGKVALVTGAGQGIGEAVVRTLFRLGATVAATDVSAKAVTALAAELDPEAGRAPDAGDGAVRAYELDVTDPAAVDRAVGRIGRELGPIDVLVNVAGVLRTAPVAELTDEDWAATFAVNVQGVFFTSRAVVPGMAARGCGSVVTVASNAAGIPRTGMAAYAASKAAAVMFTKCLGLEYARSGVRCNIVAPGSTDTPMQWGLWTDPQAPARVLDGDLASYRTGIPLGRIADPQDIADAVAFLASDQARHITMQDLYVDGGATLR, encoded by the coding sequence ATGTCCGACCACCGTGTGCCCGGCATCCCCGGGACCAGCGGATTCACCGGCAAGGTCGCGCTCGTCACCGGCGCGGGCCAGGGCATCGGCGAGGCCGTCGTCCGTACGCTGTTCCGCCTCGGCGCCACCGTTGCGGCGACGGACGTCTCGGCGAAGGCCGTCACCGCGCTGGCGGCCGAACTGGACCCGGAGGCCGGACGCGCGCCGGACGCCGGCGACGGGGCCGTCCGCGCCTACGAACTCGACGTCACCGACCCGGCGGCCGTCGACCGCGCCGTCGGGCGGATCGGGCGGGAACTCGGCCCGATCGACGTCCTGGTGAACGTGGCCGGGGTCCTGCGCACCGCACCGGTCGCAGAACTGACCGACGAGGACTGGGCGGCCACCTTCGCGGTCAACGTCCAGGGCGTCTTCTTCACCTCCCGCGCCGTCGTCCCCGGCATGGCGGCCCGCGGCTGCGGCAGCGTGGTCACCGTCGCCTCGAACGCCGCCGGGATCCCGCGCACCGGCATGGCCGCGTACGCCGCCTCGAAGGCCGCGGCCGTCATGTTCACCAAGTGTCTGGGACTGGAGTACGCCCGCAGCGGGGTGCGCTGCAACATCGTGGCGCCCGGCTCCACCGACACCCCGATGCAGTGGGGGCTCTGGACCGACCCGCAGGCGCCCGCCCGCGTGCTGGACGGGGACCTCGCCAGCTACCGGACGGGAATCCCGCTGGGCCGGATCGCCGACCCGCAGGACATCGCGGACGCCGTCGCGTTCCTCGCCTCGGACCAGGCGCGCCACATCACCATGCAGGACCTCTACGTGGACGGCGGAGCCACCCTGCGCTGA
- a CDS encoding amino acid adenylation domain-containing protein → MLPLSPLQQGMLFHSVYDASAPDVYTVQVSVSLAGPVDADRMERAGAALLRRHPNLRAGFWHEGVPQPVQFVPAEVTFVLGRADLSADPSQAAVRRVERAELDRRFELHRPPLLRLLLVRRGRGDHLLVVTVHHILVDGWSMPLLVGDLLALYENDGDSSAQQPVRPYRDYLKWLKAQDVPAAEGAWRTSLAGLDEAVLVAPADASRTAVRPGVHRVELSEAATARLTAAARSLGTTPSTVIQAAWGLLLGSLTGRRDVVFGLTVAGRPEEIPGVESMVGLFITTVPVRLTARPWESVADLLRRFRDEQNALLAQHHLGLRLIQKQAGGGELFDTLVVIENYPVDPSARPALSDGVRVTGVEARDGTHYPLTLSVSLDERAELALEYRPDLFDARTAARVAERFTALLDQVAGDPGRPVGTLEPLTAADRAELRTAEAGAARDVADGKVADRFAAQAAATPDACAVVAGPDRLTFAELDDRVDRLAALLAARGAGPESVVALAVPRSAASVVAVLAVLKSGAAYLPLDLDYPAERIALMLDDAAPVCVLTTEAALALLPAAAAGGPARIVLDAARTTAELASLGGGFRPPRTESGHPAYVIYTSGSTGRPKGVVLTHGGLSNLYANHIADVFAPAVAAAGGRPLRALHTASFSFDTSWEQLFWLVSGHELHVLDEIGRRDAEFTVGYVREHRIDAMDVTPTYAGALLEWGLLSRSHHRPGLLLLGGEAVPEALWTEVRAAPGVMSVNLYGPTEYTVDALGADLADSTTPIVGRPIGNTCARVLDSALRPAPAGTPGELYLAGHGLARGYLGRFALTAERFVADPYGPAGSRMYRTGDLVRLRGDGQLEFLGRADDQVKVRGYRIELGEVESALSALPGVGSAAVVVREDTPGVKRLVGYVTGPVEGSALREALASVLPDYMVPAAVVVLGSLPTNVSGKLDRGALPAPELGAAQLSRPPRDAREEALCAVFAQVLGLASAGIDDDFFALGGDSIVSIQLVTRARKAGLVLTPRDVFEQRTVERMAAAARNAGDQEGGYLASAGPLVTLDAGQEAALAAVFPHVEEVLPLAPLQEGLYFHAVYDDRALDVYLMQNFVELLHAVDGPALRAAFDTLLRRHPNLRSGFWHEGLDGPVQVVPGEWELPWREIDLSHLDRAAQDEALREFSLADAAARFDLAAPPLLRVALIRFSAERWMLCVTQHHILTDGWSESLFFEELFALYGHGGSADVLAPVTPYRDYLRWLAAVDREAAEQAWRTHLSGLDQATLVARADPDRQPVTAEVVDLSLDESTSDRLRSFARGCGVTLNTVLSTAWAMALAGMTGRDDVVFGATVSGRPADLAGVDQMIGMFMNTLPFRVALRPDEPLRELMVRVQGEHAALLPHHYVGLGPIQQLTGLGQLFDTLYVFRNTPLNDAAREEAVAAHAIGWTHSVDGTHYPLTLAVTPGPALELSLGYRPDLYDEGTARHLAGRLALLVEQLADGGSVPVGRLVTLDAVDRAELLATGDDTGHAVPDTTVIDLFAEQAARTPAQTALVFEDQRLSYAELDSRANRLARALVARGAGPEAVVALGLPRSADFVVALFAVLKTGAAYLPLDLDHPVDRLGAMVADAAPLCLVTTSPVTDRVPVVEGVPALLLDDPAVLTELAGQPDGPLAESELKGVRDGRHPAYVIYTSGSTGRPKGVVVPYSGLTNMLLNHRERIFAPAVALAGGRRMKVAHTVSFAFDMSWEEFFWLVDGHEVHVIGEELRLDPTALTAHYDRVGIDVVNVTPSYGLQLVEAGLLDADRHRPTLFLLGGEAVPDGLWELLKRTEGTMGYNLYGPTEYTINALGADVDDSISSCVGRPIYNTRAYVLDSALRPVPAGVAGELYLAGAGLARGYFGRPSLTAERFVADPFGEPGTLMYRTGDLVRWRGDAQIDYLGRADDQVKIRGFRIELGEVESAVAAEPGIAAAAVVVHTGPTGVKRLVAYTVASASDAPEPAALRARLSAALPEYMVPSAFVELSALPLTVNGKVDRAALPAPDFGDAGGGRAPKDAREELLCAIFADVLGLERVGAEDNFFELGGHSLLAMRLVGRIRASLGTPVQVGAVMAAPTVADLAARIGSDARRDALRVLMPLRERGTAAPLFCFHPASGFAWQYTGLLRHLDADRPVYGLQSPGLAGEQPEVADVAALAELYLEEIRTVQPQGPYHFLGYSFGGTVAQTLAALLQERGEEVAFLGLLDAYPPEIEDWSYIDAPDWRERLEREESGFLLSVAGLNQPETDAPVDRAEAVGAIRDSQGLLAGFDEALLGAIVDTNVHCVRLLSRSRTLRYRGDVLFFTASRSTPAEEAPGLVWPAHLDGRIEEHVLDCSHDDLMSPAVLAQIGPVLARALASGGPAARD, encoded by the coding sequence ATGCTTCCGCTGTCCCCCTTGCAGCAGGGCATGCTGTTCCATTCCGTCTACGACGCGAGCGCGCCGGACGTGTACACGGTGCAGGTCTCCGTGTCGCTGGCCGGCCCCGTCGACGCGGACCGGATGGAGCGGGCGGGCGCGGCGCTGCTGCGCCGCCACCCCAACCTGCGGGCCGGCTTCTGGCACGAGGGGGTGCCGCAGCCGGTGCAGTTCGTGCCGGCCGAGGTGACCTTCGTGCTCGGCCGGGCGGACCTGTCGGCGGACCCCTCCCAGGCCGCCGTGCGGCGGGTGGAACGGGCCGAGCTGGACCGCCGGTTCGAGCTGCACCGGCCGCCGCTGCTGCGGCTGCTGCTGGTGCGCCGGGGCCGAGGCGACCACCTCCTGGTGGTCACCGTGCACCACATCCTGGTCGACGGCTGGTCGATGCCGCTGCTCGTCGGGGACCTCCTCGCGCTGTACGAGAACGACGGCGATTCCTCGGCCCAGCAGCCGGTGCGCCCCTACCGCGACTACCTCAAGTGGCTGAAGGCGCAGGACGTGCCGGCCGCCGAGGGCGCCTGGCGGACCTCGCTGGCCGGGCTGGACGAGGCCGTGCTGGTGGCCCCGGCCGACGCCTCCCGTACGGCGGTGCGGCCCGGTGTGCACCGCGTGGAGCTGTCCGAGGCGGCCACCGCCCGGCTGACGGCGGCGGCGCGCTCGCTGGGCACCACGCCCAGTACGGTGATCCAGGCGGCCTGGGGGCTGCTGCTCGGCAGCCTGACGGGCCGCCGGGACGTGGTCTTCGGGCTGACGGTCGCGGGCCGGCCCGAGGAGATCCCCGGCGTCGAGTCGATGGTCGGACTGTTCATCACCACCGTCCCGGTGCGGCTCACGGCGCGGCCGTGGGAGAGCGTCGCGGACCTGCTGAGACGGTTCCGGGACGAGCAGAACGCCCTGCTCGCCCAACACCACTTGGGCCTGCGCCTGATCCAGAAGCAGGCGGGCGGCGGCGAGCTGTTCGACACCCTCGTCGTCATCGAGAACTATCCGGTGGACCCCTCCGCCCGCCCGGCGCTGTCCGACGGGGTGCGGGTGACGGGCGTCGAGGCCCGGGACGGCACGCACTACCCGCTCACCCTGTCCGTGTCCCTGGACGAGCGGGCCGAACTGGCCCTGGAGTACCGGCCGGACCTCTTCGACGCCCGGACCGCCGCCCGGGTGGCCGAGCGGTTCACCGCCCTGCTGGACCAGGTCGCCGGCGACCCGGGCCGCCCGGTGGGCACGCTGGAGCCGCTGACCGCCGCCGACCGCGCGGAGCTGCGTACCGCGGAAGCGGGCGCCGCGCGGGACGTGGCCGACGGTAAGGTCGCCGACCGGTTCGCCGCGCAGGCCGCCGCGACGCCGGACGCGTGCGCCGTGGTTGCGGGACCCGACCGGCTGACCTTCGCGGAACTCGACGACCGGGTGGACCGACTGGCCGCGCTGCTGGCCGCGCGCGGCGCCGGACCCGAGTCGGTGGTGGCGCTGGCCGTACCGCGCTCGGCCGCGTCGGTGGTGGCCGTCCTGGCCGTCCTGAAGTCGGGGGCCGCCTACCTGCCGCTGGACCTGGACTACCCCGCCGAGCGGATCGCCCTGATGCTGGACGACGCGGCGCCGGTGTGCGTGCTGACCACAGAGGCGGCGCTCGCACTGCTGCCCGCCGCGGCGGCGGGCGGACCGGCCCGGATCGTCTTGGACGCGGCGCGGACGACCGCGGAACTCGCCTCGCTCGGCGGGGGTTTCCGGCCGCCTCGCACGGAGTCCGGGCACCCGGCCTACGTGATCTACACCTCCGGGTCCACGGGCCGCCCCAAGGGCGTCGTCCTGACCCACGGCGGTCTGTCGAACCTGTACGCCAACCACATCGCGGACGTCTTCGCCCCCGCCGTCGCGGCGGCCGGCGGGCGGCCGCTGCGGGCCCTGCACACCGCCTCCTTCAGCTTCGACACCTCGTGGGAGCAGCTGTTCTGGCTGGTCTCGGGCCACGAGCTGCACGTCCTGGACGAGATCGGCCGCCGCGACGCCGAGTTCACGGTCGGCTACGTCCGCGAGCACCGGATCGACGCCATGGACGTGACGCCCACCTACGCCGGCGCCCTGCTGGAGTGGGGGCTGCTGAGCCGTTCGCACCACCGGCCGGGGCTGCTGCTGCTGGGCGGCGAGGCCGTTCCCGAGGCGCTGTGGACCGAGGTCCGGGCGGCGCCCGGGGTCATGTCGGTGAACCTGTACGGACCCACCGAGTACACGGTGGACGCCCTCGGCGCCGACCTGGCCGACTCGACCACCCCGATCGTGGGCCGACCCATCGGCAACACCTGCGCCCGCGTGCTGGACTCCGCCCTGCGGCCCGCGCCGGCCGGGACCCCCGGCGAGCTGTACCTGGCGGGCCACGGACTGGCCCGGGGGTACCTGGGCCGGTTCGCGCTGACCGCCGAGCGGTTCGTGGCCGATCCGTACGGCCCGGCGGGCTCGCGGATGTACCGTACGGGCGACCTCGTACGGCTGCGCGGCGACGGGCAGTTGGAGTTCCTGGGGCGGGCCGACGACCAGGTGAAGGTCCGCGGCTACCGGATCGAGCTCGGCGAGGTGGAGTCGGCCCTGTCCGCGCTGCCCGGGGTCGGGTCCGCCGCCGTGGTGGTCCGCGAGGACACCCCCGGCGTGAAGCGGCTCGTCGGCTACGTGACCGGCCCGGTCGAAGGGTCGGCGCTGCGCGAGGCTCTGGCCTCCGTACTGCCGGACTACATGGTCCCGGCCGCCGTGGTGGTCCTCGGCTCCCTCCCGACGAACGTCAGCGGCAAGCTGGACCGGGGCGCGCTGCCCGCGCCCGAGCTGGGTGCGGCGCAGCTGTCGCGGCCGCCGCGCGACGCCCGCGAGGAGGCGTTGTGCGCCGTCTTCGCGCAGGTGCTGGGGCTCGCCTCGGCGGGGATCGACGACGACTTCTTCGCACTGGGCGGGGACAGCATCGTCTCCATCCAGCTGGTGACCCGGGCCCGCAAGGCCGGCCTGGTCCTCACCCCGCGCGACGTCTTCGAGCAGCGGACCGTGGAGCGGATGGCCGCGGCGGCCCGCAACGCCGGCGACCAAGAGGGCGGTTACCTGGCCTCGGCCGGTCCGCTCGTCACCCTCGACGCCGGGCAGGAGGCCGCGCTGGCTGCGGTGTTCCCGCACGTCGAGGAGGTGCTGCCGCTGGCGCCGCTGCAGGAGGGCCTGTACTTCCACGCCGTCTACGACGACCGGGCCCTCGACGTCTACCTGATGCAGAACTTCGTCGAGCTGCTGCACGCCGTCGACGGGCCCGCCCTGCGCGCCGCCTTCGACACGCTGCTGCGCCGCCACCCCAACCTGCGGTCCGGTTTCTGGCACGAGGGCCTGGACGGCCCGGTGCAGGTGGTCCCGGGCGAGTGGGAGCTGCCGTGGCGGGAGATCGACCTCAGCCATCTCGACCGGGCGGCGCAGGACGAGGCGCTGCGGGAGTTCTCCCTCGCCGACGCGGCGGCCCGGTTCGACCTCGCGGCTCCGCCGCTGCTGCGCGTGGCCCTGATCCGCTTCTCGGCGGAGCGCTGGATGCTGTGCGTGACGCAGCACCACATCCTCACCGACGGCTGGTCGGAGTCGCTGTTCTTCGAGGAACTGTTCGCCCTGTACGGGCACGGCGGCTCGGCGGACGTGCTGGCGCCCGTCACCCCCTACCGGGACTACCTGCGCTGGCTGGCGGCCGTGGACCGGGAGGCCGCCGAGCAGGCCTGGCGCACCCACTTGTCCGGGCTGGACCAGGCCACGCTGGTGGCCCGGGCCGATCCGGACCGGCAGCCGGTGACCGCCGAGGTGGTGGACCTGTCCCTGGACGAGTCGACCAGCGACCGGCTGCGGTCCTTCGCCCGCGGCTGCGGGGTCACCCTGAACACCGTGCTCAGCACGGCCTGGGCTATGGCACTGGCCGGGATGACGGGCCGCGACGACGTGGTGTTCGGTGCCACCGTCTCCGGCCGTCCCGCGGACCTCGCCGGCGTCGACCAGATGATCGGCATGTTCATGAACACGCTGCCGTTCCGGGTCGCCCTGCGCCCCGACGAGCCGCTGCGCGAGCTGATGGTACGGGTGCAGGGCGAGCACGCGGCGCTGCTGCCGCACCACTACGTGGGACTCGGCCCGATCCAGCAGCTGACCGGCCTCGGCCAGCTCTTCGACACCCTGTACGTGTTCCGCAACACGCCGCTGAACGACGCCGCCCGCGAGGAGGCGGTGGCGGCGCACGCGATCGGCTGGACGCACAGCGTCGACGGCACCCACTACCCGCTGACCCTCGCCGTCACCCCCGGCCCGGCGCTGGAGCTGAGCCTCGGCTACCGGCCCGACCTGTACGACGAGGGCACCGCCCGGCACCTGGCGGGCCGGCTCGCGCTGCTGGTGGAGCAGCTCGCCGACGGCGGGTCGGTCCCGGTGGGCCGGCTGGTCACCCTGGACGCGGTGGACCGGGCCGAACTGCTGGCGACCGGCGACGACACGGGCCACGCCGTCCCGGACACCACGGTGATCGACCTGTTCGCCGAGCAGGCCGCGCGGACGCCCGCGCAGACCGCGCTGGTCTTCGAGGACCAGCGGCTCAGTTACGCGGAGCTCGACTCCCGCGCGAACCGGCTGGCCCGGGCCCTGGTGGCGCGGGGTGCGGGGCCGGAGGCCGTGGTGGCCCTCGGGCTGCCCCGGTCGGCCGACTTCGTGGTCGCGCTGTTCGCCGTACTGAAGACCGGCGCGGCCTATCTGCCGCTGGACCTGGACCACCCCGTGGACCGGCTGGGCGCGATGGTGGCGGACGCCGCCCCGCTGTGCTTGGTCACGACCTCCCCGGTGACGGACCGGGTGCCGGTGGTGGAGGGCGTACCGGCGCTGCTGCTGGACGATCCGGCGGTGCTGACCGAGCTGGCCGGACAGCCTGACGGGCCGCTGGCGGAGTCGGAGCTGAAGGGCGTCCGGGACGGCCGGCACCCGGCGTACGTCATCTACACCTCGGGCTCCACCGGGCGGCCCAAGGGGGTCGTGGTCCCCTACTCGGGTCTGACCAACATGCTCCTCAACCACCGCGAGCGGATCTTCGCTCCGGCGGTGGCGCTCGCGGGCGGGCGCCGGATGAAGGTGGCGCACACCGTGTCCTTCGCCTTCGACATGTCCTGGGAGGAGTTCTTCTGGCTGGTCGACGGGCACGAGGTGCACGTCATCGGCGAGGAGCTGCGACTCGACCCGACGGCCCTGACCGCGCACTACGACCGTGTGGGCATCGACGTGGTCAACGTGACGCCGTCCTACGGGCTCCAGCTGGTCGAGGCGGGCCTGCTGGACGCGGACCGGCACCGGCCCACGCTCTTCCTGCTGGGCGGCGAGGCGGTGCCGGACGGGCTCTGGGAGCTGCTGAAGCGCACCGAGGGCACCATGGGCTACAACCTGTACGGCCCGACCGAGTACACGATCAACGCGCTGGGCGCCGATGTCGACGACAGCATCAGCTCGTGCGTCGGGCGGCCGATCTACAACACCCGGGCCTACGTGCTCGACAGTGCGCTGCGGCCGGTACCGGCGGGTGTGGCCGGTGAGCTGTACCTCGCGGGGGCGGGCCTGGCCCGCGGCTACTTCGGGCGGCCGTCGCTGACGGCGGAGCGGTTCGTCGCCGACCCGTTCGGCGAGCCGGGGACGCTGATGTACCGCACGGGCGACCTGGTGCGCTGGCGCGGGGACGCACAGATCGACTACCTCGGGCGCGCCGACGACCAGGTCAAGATCCGCGGGTTCCGCATCGAGCTCGGCGAGGTCGAGTCGGCCGTCGCGGCCGAGCCGGGCATCGCCGCGGCGGCCGTGGTCGTCCACACCGGGCCGACCGGGGTCAAGCGGCTGGTCGCCTACACGGTGGCGTCGGCTTCGGACGCGCCCGAGCCGGCCGCCCTGCGGGCCCGGCTGTCGGCCGCGCTGCCGGAGTACATGGTTCCGTCGGCCTTCGTGGAGCTGTCGGCGCTGCCGCTGACGGTGAACGGCAAGGTGGACCGGGCGGCGCTGCCCGCCCCCGACTTCGGGGACGCGGGCGGCGGCCGGGCGCCGAAGGACGCGCGCGAGGAGCTGCTGTGCGCGATCTTCGCGGACGTGCTGGGCCTGGAGCGGGTCGGCGCCGAGGACAACTTCTTCGAGCTCGGGGGCCATTCGCTGTTGGCGATGCGGCTCGTCGGCCGGATCCGCGCATCGCTCGGCACCCCGGTCCAGGTCGGTGCCGTGATGGCCGCGCCGACGGTGGCCGACCTGGCCGCCCGGATCGGCTCGGACGCCCGCCGGGACGCGCTGCGGGTGCTGATGCCGCTGCGCGAACGGGGCACGGCCGCACCGCTGTTCTGCTTCCACCCCGCGTCCGGTTTCGCCTGGCAGTACACGGGCCTGCTGCGTCACCTGGACGCGGACCGGCCGGTGTACGGGCTCCAGTCGCCGGGGCTCGCGGGAGAACAGCCCGAGGTCGCCGACGTGGCCGCCCTCGCGGAGCTGTACCTGGAGGAGATCCGTACGGTGCAGCCCCAGGGTCCGTACCACTTCCTCGGCTATTCCTTCGGCGGGACCGTGGCGCAGACGCTGGCCGCGCTGCTCCAGGAGCGCGGGGAGGAAGTGGCCTTCCTGGGGCTGCTGGACGCGTACCCGCCGGAGATCGAGGACTGGTCGTACATCGACGCCCCGGACTGGCGCGAGCGGCTGGAGCGCGAGGAGAGCGGCTTCCTGCTCTCGGTGGCCGGGCTCAACCAACCAGAGACGGACGCTCCGGTGGACCGGGCGGAGGCGGTCGGCGCGATCCGCGACAGCCAGGGCCTGCTGGCCGGCTTCGACGAGGCTCTGTTGGGGGCGATCGTCGACACGAACGTGCACTGCGTACGGCTGCTGTCGCGCAGCCGCACCCTCCGCTACCGCGGTGACGTGCTGTTCTTCACCGCGTCCCGGTCCACTCCGGCCGAGGAGGCGCCGGGTCTGGTCTGGCCCGCGCACCTGGACGGTCGGATCGAGGAGCACGTCCTGGACTGCTCGCACGACGACCTGATGTCGCCCGCCGTCCTGGCGCAGATCGGCCCGGTGCTGGCGCGTGCGCTGGCGTCGGGCGGGCCGGCCGCCCGGGACTGA